One Mya arenaria isolate MELC-2E11 chromosome 5, ASM2691426v1 genomic window carries:
- the LOC128235211 gene encoding ATP synthase subunit C lysine N-methyltransferase-like, producing the protein MANKTNIIKELSAEECNICKIINEAPKQPKRPWDKKRIAVVGIFSSIAVGSVALTVPFIAPAFRRVCIPYVPATTTQVENVMAALKGRSGSLLDIGSGDGRVVIEASKHGFQGYGVELNRWLVLWSQYSSWRQGVNRSTRFFKQDLWKTDMSKYDNIVVFGVDTLMDGLEKKFEQEIKPESRVLVSRFPLPNWSPVSQTGSGLDAVWVYMRPDNPGYDQRKISKDTVKKNYEQERYEFDIFSKKL; encoded by the exons ATGGCAAATAAAACTAATATCATAAAAGAATTAAGTGCTGAGGAATGCAATATAtgcaaaa TCATAAATGAAGCCCCAAAGCAGCCCAAGAGGCCATGGGACAAGAAGAGGATTGCAGTGGTGGGGATATTTAGTTCAATAGCGGTTGGATCTGTAGCCCTCACTGTACCTTTTATAGCACCAGCTTTCAGGAGGGTCTGCATTCCTTATGTACCAGCTACCACAACTCAG GTGGAGAATGTAATGGCAGCGTTGAAAGGCAGATCTGGATCTCTTTTGGACATAGGCAGCGGAGATGGCCGAGTG GTAATTGAGGCAAGCAAGCACGGTTTCCAAGGTTACGGGGTGGAGCTCAATCGCTGGCTTGTTCTGTGGTCACAGTACAGTTCCTGGAGACAGGGTGTCAACAGGTCAACACGCTTCTTCAAACAAGATCTCTGGAAG ACAGACATGTCCAAGTATGACAACATTGTGGTGTTTGGTGTTGATACACTG ATGGATGGGTTGGAGAAAAAATTTGAACAAGAAATCAAGCCAGAATCTAGGGTACTGGTTTCTAGATTTCCATTGCCCAATTGGTCTCCAGTGAGTCAGACCGGAAGTGGTCTGGATGCTGTCTGGGTTTACATGCGTCCAGACAACCCAGGTTATGATCAGAGAAAGATTTCAAAAGACACTGTGAAAAAGAACTATGAACAAGAACGatatgaatttgatatttttagtaaaaagttaTGA
- the LOC128235000 gene encoding protein HEXIM1-like has protein sequence MTKTMEEEMTVVECQRADEKSTLNERNISDAGSPFKDESKMMQGEECKQTDKQNTDKENKVENGDSAATDSDAPEGRRKRKHRRRQRGGKNHRRWKPYDKMSWTEKQALEEKETKRANQKRENAFASGHPVAPYNTTQFLMDDHCKNEAISPDLYRYNSKDSNASNYSDSSSDFYDEGNDDDFLERNFQDQFNDFRMQQLMDKTKESLVREYVQLEMKLESLESVERKSGSGSRSGSESLNSSTDKDTEMDTGKASELFNMEEFKRLKAENDNLRLQNKSLLTILGKTDGIQSTEKC, from the exons ATGACAAAAACTATGGAGGAAGAGATGACGGTGGTGGAATGTCAACGGGCTGACGAGAAAtcgacactaaacgagagaaaCATTTCGGATGCTGGTTCCCCTTTTAAGGACGAGTCCAAGATGATGCAGGGCgaagaatgtaaacaaactgaCAAACAAAACACTGACAAAG AGAACAAGGTTGAGAATGGGGACAGTGCAGCAACCGATTCGGACGCTCCGGAGGGGAGACGAAAACGGAAGCATCGCCGACGACAGCGAGGTGGAAAGAACCACCGACGTTGGAAACCTTATGACAAAATGAGTTGGACAGAGAAACAGGCACTTGAAGAAAAGGAAACAAAGCGTGCTAACcagaaaagagaaaatgcatTTGCTTCCGGGCATCCTGTTGCTCCGTACAATACAACTCAGTTTCTTATGGACGATCATTGCAAAAATGAGGCCATTTCGCCAGACTTGTATCGCTATAACTCGAAGGACTCGAATGCCTCAAACTATTCAGATTCTTCATCAGACTTTTATGATGAAGGAAACGATGACGACTTTCTTGAACGAAACTTTCAAGATCAGTTTAATGACTTCCGGATGCAGCAACTTATGGACAAAACAAAGGAATCATTGGTGAGAGAATATGTGCAACTGGAGATGAAACTTGAGAGTTTAGAAAGTGTGGAACGAAAATCTGGCTCTGGGTCGAGATCAGGTTCCGAGTCCTTGAACAGCAGCACTGATAAAGATACAGAGATGGACACAGGTAAAGCCAGTGAATTGTTCAATATGGAGGAATTCAAGAGATTGAAAgctgaaaatgacaatttaagattgcaaaataaatcattactGACAATCTTGGGAAAAACTGACGGCATTCAGTCAACTGAAAAGTGTTAA